In Oscillatoria acuminata PCC 6304, a single window of DNA contains:
- the lipA gene encoding lipoyl synthase: MSAQTNPTNPTAATPFRNEIEAMPDWLRRRGIGKASELSQVQRIIKQRQIHTICEEGRCPNRGECYGNQTATFLLMGPTCTRACGFCQVDKGHAPMPLDPQEPQKVAEAVQLLGLRYVVLTSVARDDLADGGAGWFVATMDAIRDRTPETQIEVLTADFWGGQGAELERLQRERIATVVAAKPACYNHNIETVRRLQGRVRRGAKLERSLGVLKIVKELDSTIPTKSGLMLGHGETQDEIIEAMAELRAVDCDRLTLGQYMRPSLEHLPVQKYWTPEEFEQLGSVAREMGFSHVRSGPLVRSSYHAGEAE, encoded by the coding sequence ATGTCTGCTCAAACCAACCCCACGAATCCGACTGCTGCAACCCCGTTCCGGAATGAAATTGAGGCAATGCCGGACTGGTTGCGACGTCGCGGCATTGGCAAAGCAAGTGAGTTGTCCCAGGTGCAACGGATTATCAAGCAGCGGCAGATCCATACGATTTGTGAAGAGGGCCGCTGTCCCAATCGGGGGGAATGTTATGGAAATCAGACGGCGACGTTTTTGTTGATGGGTCCGACTTGTACTCGCGCTTGTGGGTTCTGTCAGGTGGATAAGGGTCATGCGCCGATGCCGTTGGACCCCCAGGAACCCCAAAAGGTGGCGGAAGCGGTGCAGTTGTTGGGATTGCGGTATGTGGTGCTGACATCGGTGGCGCGAGATGATTTAGCCGATGGTGGTGCGGGATGGTTTGTGGCAACGATGGATGCAATTCGCGATCGCACTCCGGAAACTCAGATAGAGGTGCTTACGGCAGATTTCTGGGGGGGACAGGGGGCGGAGTTGGAACGCTTACAACGGGAGAGAATTGCAACAGTGGTGGCGGCAAAACCGGCTTGTTATAACCATAATATTGAAACAGTCCGACGGTTACAAGGGCGGGTGCGTCGAGGGGCGAAGTTGGAGCGTTCTTTGGGGGTGTTGAAGATAGTCAAGGAACTGGATTCAACGATTCCTACGAAGTCGGGTTTGATGTTGGGACATGGGGAAACCCAGGATGAGATTATTGAGGCGATGGCGGAGTTGAGGGCGGTGGATTGCGATCGCCTGACTTTGGGGCAGTATATGCGGCCCTCGTTAGAGCATTTGCCGGTGCAGAAATATTGGACACCGGAGGAGTTTGAGCAGTTAGGGTCAGTCGCCCGGGAGATGGGGTTTTCTCATGTGCGATCGGGTCCCCTGGTTCGCAGTTCCTATCATGCCGGGGAAGCGGAGTAA
- a CDS encoding response regulator transcription factor: protein MASHKILVIDDSAVIRRMVRDMLPAGNFEVLEAKDGEQGLKQIREERPNLIMLDFLLPKVSGWEVFQQLDKISKTEGKMTPLVLMSGRKEEVAEKIAEPFEYFEFIEKPFEKKSLIEAIKISMAKAKKWQPAGAPAAAAAPAGAAGGASAAEIQALKQQMAKMQAEINALKKQMTQVVTLIKTKLK, encoded by the coding sequence GTGGCAAGTCACAAGATCCTAGTTATCGATGATAGTGCAGTGATCCGGCGCATGGTCAGAGATATGCTGCCTGCCGGTAACTTTGAAGTGTTAGAAGCAAAAGACGGCGAGCAAGGACTCAAACAGATCCGAGAAGAACGCCCTAACCTGATTATGTTGGACTTCCTATTGCCAAAGGTCAGCGGTTGGGAGGTGTTTCAGCAGTTGGATAAGATCTCCAAAACTGAAGGAAAGATGACTCCACTCGTTTTGATGTCAGGACGCAAGGAGGAAGTTGCGGAAAAAATTGCCGAACCGTTCGAGTATTTTGAGTTTATCGAGAAGCCGTTCGAGAAGAAATCCCTAATTGAAGCGATTAAAATCTCGATGGCGAAGGCTAAAAAATGGCAACCGGCAGGTGCGCCAGCAGCAGCAGCGGCCCCGGCTGGAGCCGCTGGAGGAGCCAGTGCGGCTGAAATTCAGGCCCTCAAACAGCAAATGGCTAAGATGCAGGCTGAAATTAATGCTTTAAAGAAACAGATGACTCAAGTGGTGACCCTAATCAAAACCAAGTTGAAGTAG
- a CDS encoding bifunctional heptose 7-phosphate kinase/heptose 1-phosphate adenyltransferase, whose translation MAIESHFADRLREGARRSLELIDRFSTARVLVIGDLTLDEFLTGQVERISREAPVLILRHESTRQVPGGGANAVYNLAKMGANVKVAGLIGKDEQGKALCRIFEEAGIDTGGIFLDGDRPTVTKTRISGHARQSVTQQVVRVDRKSDELPRLDLQEQLADYIRAQLPTVDAVVCSDYGDGALTPLVIEAALGHGLTVVDAQTDLHRYAGATIFTPNVPEAEQAVGYSITTPPSVTQASRDLLTLTQAEQMLITRGDEGMTLCDRAGMEHHIPPFNRTDVFDVTGAGDTVVSALTLGLCAGGSYWEAAVLGNLAASIVVRQFGTATTTQGEMKEALALLLSEETV comes from the coding sequence ATGGCTATTGAGTCCCACTTTGCCGATCGCCTCCGGGAAGGAGCACGACGCTCACTAGAGTTGATCGACCGCTTTTCAACAGCGCGAGTCCTCGTGATTGGCGATTTGACCCTGGATGAATTTCTCACGGGTCAGGTGGAGCGTATTTCCCGAGAAGCACCTGTCTTAATTCTGCGCCATGAGAGCACCCGCCAAGTCCCCGGAGGGGGAGCCAATGCGGTTTACAATCTGGCAAAAATGGGAGCGAATGTTAAAGTCGCCGGTTTAATCGGCAAAGATGAACAAGGAAAAGCCCTCTGCCGCATTTTTGAAGAGGCAGGAATCGATACTGGGGGGATTTTCCTCGATGGCGATCGGCCTACAGTCACCAAAACCCGGATTTCCGGCCATGCGCGTCAGTCGGTGACTCAGCAGGTGGTTCGGGTCGATCGCAAATCTGATGAGTTACCCCGCTTAGACTTACAGGAACAACTCGCCGACTACATCCGCGCTCAACTCCCCACGGTGGATGCCGTTGTCTGTTCCGACTATGGAGATGGGGCCCTGACTCCACTGGTAATTGAGGCGGCGTTAGGACATGGACTGACCGTGGTGGATGCTCAAACTGACCTCCATCGCTATGCCGGTGCAACCATCTTTACCCCCAATGTCCCAGAAGCGGAGCAAGCGGTGGGATATTCGATTACCACACCCCCATCGGTCACCCAAGCGTCACGGGACCTGCTGACCCTCACCCAGGCGGAACAAATGCTAATTACCCGAGGGGATGAAGGCATGACCTTATGCGATCGCGCCGGGATGGAACATCACATCCCCCCATTCAATCGCACCGATGTGTTTGATGTAACAGGTGCCGGAGATACGGTCGTTTCAGCACTCACCCTCGGATTATGTGCCGGGGGTTCCTACTGGGAAGCGGCAGTTCTCGGCAATTTAGCCGCCAGCATTGTCGTCCGGCAATTTGGCACCGCCACCACCACTCAAGGGGAAATGAAGGAAGCGTTAGCCTTACTGTTGAGTGAGGAGACGGTTTAA
- a CDS encoding ATP-binding protein, with translation MIAISPRPIERSWNTISFASTLYLCPILDLLLVDIPRQWQAEIRLGLQEALVNAAKHGNNLDPRKTVVVRFSAIADEYWWAIADQGKGFACACPCHVDPDEHLPHDEGECGRGLFILHQIFDQVNWDDNSRELKLCKQFNQSSRLPMLR, from the coding sequence GTGATTGCTATTTCACCTCGTCCAATAGAGCGTAGCTGGAACACTATTAGCTTTGCTTCCACGCTTTATTTGTGTCCAATTCTAGATCTGCTGTTGGTTGATATTCCGCGCCAATGGCAGGCTGAAATCCGTCTCGGACTTCAGGAAGCGTTAGTCAATGCTGCCAAGCATGGAAACAATTTAGATCCACGAAAAACTGTTGTGGTGCGATTTAGTGCGATCGCCGATGAATATTGGTGGGCGATCGCGGATCAAGGAAAAGGCTTTGCCTGTGCTTGTCCTTGTCATGTCGATCCCGATGAACATTTGCCTCATGATGAAGGCGAATGCGGCAGAGGGCTTTTTATTTTACACCAAATTTTTGATCAAGTAAATTGGGACGATAACAGCCGAGAACTCAAATTATGTAAACAATTTAATCAGTCCTCACGATTACCCATGCTTCGATAA
- a CDS encoding DUF6439 family protein, protein MGLHSPLSDKLQEFSTLELAQALAERLTLTETDWHRLKSNRSVRAKEQAAAALVFLLKENPEEALLRLHQAVGWIDRSISAPPCPTHGDRPSKSSSQ, encoded by the coding sequence ATGGGTTTGCACAGTCCCCTTTCGGACAAGTTACAAGAGTTTAGTACCTTAGAACTCGCTCAGGCCCTCGCCGAACGCCTGACCTTAACGGAAACAGATTGGCATCGCTTGAAGTCTAACCGTTCGGTTCGCGCTAAAGAACAGGCTGCTGCCGCTTTAGTGTTTTTGCTCAAGGAGAACCCCGAGGAAGCCTTATTGCGACTACACCAAGCTGTAGGGTGGATTGACCGCTCGATTAGCGCACCCCCTTGTCCAACTCATGGCGATCGCCCTTCTAAATCTTCTAGTCAATAG
- the asnS gene encoding asparagine--tRNA ligase — MKQRIVEILRTGEPQTSVTIQGWVRTKRELKEFTFVEVNDGSSLANLQIVLNPDLPQYTEILKQLNTGASLEVSGILVESPAKGQRIELNASEVKLYGESDPETYPLQKKRHSFEFLRTIGHLRGRTNTFGAVFRVRNAAATAIHQFFQERGFLWVHTPIMTASDCEGAGEMLAVTSLNLQDIPRLENSNQVDYGKDFFGKPAYLTVSGQLEAEVMAMALSDVYTFGPTFRAENSNTSRHLAEFWMVEPEMAFCDLTGDMDLAEAFLKYIFKFVLEKCPEDMEFFNQRIDKTVLETANNIIDNQFERVTYTEAVALLKKADKKFEFPVEWGLDLQSEHERYLAEELFKKPAIVTDYPVEIKAFYMRLNDDNKTVAAMDILAPKIGEIIGGSQREERLDILQRRLEQQGLSIEDYWWYLDLRRYGSVPHAGFGLGFERLVQFMTGMSNIRDVIPFPRAPLSIDF; from the coding sequence ATGAAACAAAGGATTGTTGAAATTTTACGAACCGGCGAACCCCAAACATCCGTAACCATTCAGGGATGGGTCCGCACTAAACGAGAATTAAAAGAATTTACCTTTGTTGAAGTCAATGATGGTTCCTCCTTGGCGAACCTTCAAATCGTTCTCAACCCCGACTTACCCCAGTACACCGAGATTCTCAAACAACTCAACACCGGCGCATCCCTAGAAGTCTCCGGCATTCTCGTCGAGTCTCCCGCCAAAGGACAACGGATCGAACTCAACGCCTCCGAGGTTAAACTCTATGGCGAATCCGACCCGGAAACCTACCCCCTCCAGAAAAAGCGCCACTCGTTTGAGTTTTTGCGAACCATCGGACATTTGCGCGGACGCACCAATACTTTTGGGGCCGTCTTTCGCGTCCGCAACGCTGCGGCTACTGCCATTCACCAATTCTTCCAAGAACGCGGGTTTCTCTGGGTTCATACTCCCATCATGACCGCCAGTGACTGTGAAGGTGCCGGGGAAATGTTAGCTGTCACCAGTTTAAATCTCCAGGACATTCCCCGGTTAGAAAATAGCAATCAAGTGGACTATGGGAAAGACTTTTTCGGCAAACCTGCTTATCTAACGGTCAGCGGTCAATTAGAAGCCGAAGTCATGGCAATGGCGTTGAGCGATGTTTATACCTTTGGTCCAACCTTTCGGGCGGAAAATTCCAACACCTCCCGACACCTGGCTGAGTTTTGGATGGTCGAACCGGAAATGGCCTTTTGTGACCTCACGGGAGATATGGATTTAGCTGAGGCATTCTTAAAATATATCTTTAAGTTTGTGTTGGAAAAATGCCCCGAAGATATGGAATTTTTCAACCAACGCATTGATAAAACGGTGCTGGAAACGGCCAATAATATCATTGATAATCAGTTTGAGCGGGTGACCTATACCGAAGCGGTTGCTTTGTTGAAAAAAGCTGATAAGAAGTTCGAGTTTCCGGTAGAGTGGGGACTGGATTTACAATCGGAACATGAACGCTATCTGGCTGAAGAGTTATTTAAAAAACCGGCGATCGTAACGGATTATCCTGTAGAAATCAAAGCCTTCTACATGAGGCTAAACGATGACAATAAGACTGTAGCGGCGATGGACATCCTCGCCCCCAAAATTGGGGAAATCATCGGCGGTTCCCAACGGGAAGAACGTCTGGATATTCTCCAACGCCGGTTAGAACAACAAGGACTCAGTATTGAGGATTATTGGTGGTATTTAGATTTACGCCGCTACGGGAGCGTTCCTCATGCCGGGTTCGGATTAGGATTCGAGCGCTTAGTCCAATTTATGACCGGAATGAGCAACATCCGGGATGTGATTCCCTTCCCCCGTGCACCCCTGAGTATCGATTTTTAG
- a CDS encoding LptF/LptG family permease — protein MDRYIALELIGPFLFGVGSFSSVGVAIGTLFDLVRRVTERGLPIEIAVQVFLLKLPDFIVLAFPMSVLLATLMGYSRMSADSEIVALRSCGVSIYRLVVPAIALSFCVTGLTFAFNELIVPAANYEATITLQRAMNQERPSFQDRNIIYTEFDRVTQEDGNRVTVMKRLFYAEEFDGDRMKILTILDRSQTGVNQIISAESAIWNPKENSWDFFNGTVYLIAPDGSYRNIVRFEHQELQLPRTPLDLASRGRDYGEMSIAQAKERLEIIRHGGSEKNIQELEVRIQQKYALPFVCVLFGLVGSTLGLGPRRASKATSFGISIIIIFGYYLTAFLANALGQLAILSPFMAAWLPMALGLAIGGFLLVRASR, from the coding sequence ATGGATCGCTATATCGCCCTTGAGTTAATTGGGCCGTTTCTCTTTGGAGTCGGCTCATTTTCTTCTGTGGGGGTGGCGATCGGGACCTTATTTGACCTCGTGCGGCGCGTCACGGAAAGAGGCTTACCGATAGAAATTGCCGTGCAAGTTTTCCTCTTAAAACTCCCAGATTTTATCGTGCTGGCCTTTCCCATGTCGGTGCTACTCGCTACCTTGATGGGGTATTCGCGGATGTCGGCTGATAGCGAAATCGTCGCCTTACGCAGTTGTGGCGTGAGCATCTATCGATTAGTCGTCCCGGCGATCGCCCTGAGCTTTTGTGTGACGGGATTGACCTTTGCCTTTAATGAACTGATTGTGCCAGCAGCCAACTATGAGGCCACCATTACCTTACAGCGGGCGATGAATCAAGAGAGACCCTCTTTTCAGGACCGGAATATTATTTACACCGAATTTGACCGGGTAACTCAAGAGGATGGCAACCGAGTCACGGTGATGAAACGCCTATTTTACGCCGAAGAGTTCGATGGGGACCGGATGAAAATCTTAACCATTCTCGACCGTTCCCAGACCGGAGTCAACCAAATTATTTCAGCGGAATCGGCGATTTGGAATCCCAAAGAAAATAGCTGGGATTTTTTTAATGGCACGGTTTATTTAATCGCCCCCGATGGCTCTTATCGCAATATTGTCCGGTTTGAACATCAAGAACTCCAACTCCCTCGCACTCCTTTAGATTTAGCTTCCCGAGGGCGCGATTACGGGGAAATGAGCATTGCCCAAGCCAAGGAAAGACTGGAAATTATTCGACATGGCGGGAGTGAAAAAAATATTCAGGAGTTAGAGGTGCGGATTCAGCAAAAATATGCCCTGCCGTTTGTCTGTGTTCTGTTTGGTTTAGTCGGGTCCACCTTGGGACTCGGCCCCCGTCGTGCCAGTAAAGCGACCAGTTTTGGGATTAGCATTATTATCATTTTTGGCTACTATTTAACGGCCTTTCTCGCTAATGCTTTGGGTCAACTGGCGATTCTCTCTCCCTTTATGGCAGCTTGGTTGCCAATGGCGCTGGGGTTAGCGATCGGCGGATTTTTATTAGTGCGGGCCTCCCGATAA
- the lptB gene encoding LPS export ABC transporter ATP-binding protein, which translates to MKIWLENVHKSYGKRAVVNRVSLSVSQGEIVGLLGPNGAGKTTTFYMVTGLEKPTQGKVWLDNVDITPLSIQDRARLGIGYLAQEPSIFRNLTVQDNILLVLEQTKVPPWQWQQRLQTLLREFRLQIVADTKGKNVSGGERRRTEMARALAVRGEGPTFLLLDEPFAGVDPIAVSEMQQIVAKLRDRQMGILITDHNVRETLAITDRAYIMRDGQILAFGTPEELSTNPLVRQYYLGENFTLS; encoded by the coding sequence GTGAAAATATGGTTGGAGAATGTTCACAAATCCTACGGCAAGCGTGCCGTTGTCAACCGGGTGAGCCTTTCGGTTTCTCAAGGGGAAATTGTCGGTTTGCTTGGTCCCAATGGTGCCGGAAAAACCACCACTTTTTATATGGTGACGGGACTCGAAAAACCCACCCAGGGGAAAGTTTGGCTCGATAACGTAGATATTACCCCGTTATCCATCCAAGACCGCGCTCGGTTGGGAATTGGCTATCTGGCTCAAGAACCGAGCATTTTTCGGAATCTGACGGTCCAAGATAACATTTTGCTGGTGTTGGAACAAACGAAAGTCCCACCTTGGCAGTGGCAGCAGCGTCTCCAGACCCTGCTGCGAGAGTTTCGGCTGCAAATTGTCGCCGATACGAAGGGCAAAAATGTCTCCGGGGGAGAACGCCGCAGGACTGAAATGGCAAGGGCCTTAGCCGTCAGAGGAGAGGGTCCTACATTTTTGCTGTTAGATGAACCCTTTGCTGGGGTTGACCCGATCGCCGTGTCGGAAATGCAGCAAATCGTCGCCAAACTCCGCGATCGCCAGATGGGGATCCTAATTACCGATCACAATGTCCGCGAAACCCTCGCCATCACCGATCGCGCCTATATCATGCGGGATGGACAAATCCTGGCATTTGGCACCCCCGAGGAACTCTCGACCAATCCTCTGGTCCGACAATATTATCTCGGGGAAAATTTTACGCTATCTTAA
- a CDS encoding LptA/OstA family protein, producing the protein MIPSVRLSSSHLLLRLGLALMMPIALSSVVAMPSYPQTPNAQQDNRALRVRSDMQESDSRTGIITARGNVRINYPARNMQGTAAQAQFFSREQRIVLSGNAYVIQDNNSIRGETITYLLDEGRFIALPEDNKQVESIYFLPDGTAPGL; encoded by the coding sequence ATGATCCCCTCTGTCCGCTTAAGTTCCTCACATTTATTGCTTCGCCTCGGGTTGGCATTGATGATGCCGATCGCTTTGTCGAGCGTTGTTGCCATGCCGAGTTATCCGCAAACGCCGAATGCCCAGCAGGACAACCGTGCCTTGCGAGTGCGATCGGATATGCAAGAATCTGACTCCAGAACTGGGATTATCACGGCACGCGGTAATGTCCGCATTAACTATCCTGCGCGAAATATGCAAGGGACCGCAGCCCAAGCCCAGTTTTTTAGCCGAGAGCAACGCATCGTGCTCAGTGGTAATGCTTATGTGATCCAAGATAACAACAGCATTCGCGGGGAAACGATTACCTATCTTCTGGATGAGGGCCGATTTATTGCTCTTCCGGAAGACAACAAACAAGTGGAGTCGATTTATTTCCTACCGGATGGGACCGCCCCTGGACTCTAA
- a CDS encoding Calx-beta domain-containing protein has translation MEGFLDLNAFAVLVDETDYLTANPDVKIAVETGIFTSGLEHFQRHGKQEGRQPIAGYNTAYFLTDNADVVVATTQADFILALDGDDRLFGLEGNDFINGNQGDDIIHGNQGHDTLHGGQGNDVLRGGQGNDLLFGDLGDDTLYGDLGADTLTGGSGNNVFAIARRDDVPGFRSTGSANLPEADWIMDFKNNLDRIYLDGGLAFEDLHIFQGTGAYSSHTIIQDRITADYLAILNGIDFTTLDRNDFISLSPPSSSDPEIVFAPTPPAGISNPQPTPTPDPIVEPTPTPDPTPDPIVEPTPTPEPTPDPTPTPEPELTPGAVGFSAPVFTVREDGTAIAAVTVVRTGGSDGAISADVLLTDGTATAPADYINEPITITFGAGDTTPKTVPITIIDDTEVEPTETINLSLGNLSGGAVLETQNTAILEILDNDNPNNLELTQATYLGGAGNDEASAVRISPIDRAITIAGNLNGTAQLMRFSDRGDTLLSQTDLGGTVKDLDIDRDSGEIVTAGDFGIKLFDSTGTNLLWSQPGMVDRVAVANNGAIATLNIATDTVTLWSGTGTPLASTTLTGTDIRPSDIAINPLNNQVYVTGFNQVSTNLQTPFVRGFDTNLNLLWNTWDYSNTEVTSQNLGADTRGERLTIADDGTLYFLGKTDGGNNVFTRDGNTITTNLGTRLIQQDEYNNLSGAGSGSFTFLAKIDSNTGIIDRGQFIATRLSNGNANSFNPNSIAVDESGNVYIGGGGAASIQNRNLKTINGDPVGNYTLGEMAVLGVSADFTTRKFWTPLTESGDLNGSSGTVNSFAVAGDRAVIFGTVNNPGVATTSNAINPNPLGGSDAYLATWVV, from the coding sequence TTGGAAGGATTTTTAGACTTAAATGCCTTTGCCGTCTTGGTAGATGAGACGGACTATTTAACGGCTAATCCCGATGTAAAAATTGCAGTAGAGACGGGAATCTTCACCTCGGGATTAGAACATTTTCAACGGCATGGAAAACAGGAAGGACGTCAACCGATCGCCGGGTATAATACCGCTTACTTTTTAACCGACAATGCCGATGTGGTTGTGGCGACTACCCAGGCGGATTTTATTCTCGCACTGGATGGAGACGATCGCCTGTTTGGATTAGAAGGAAATGACTTTATTAATGGCAATCAGGGAGATGACATCATTCATGGCAACCAAGGCCATGATACCCTTCATGGCGGACAAGGGAATGATGTTTTGCGAGGGGGTCAGGGAAATGACCTGCTCTTTGGAGATTTAGGAGATGATACCCTTTATGGGGATTTGGGTGCGGATACCTTAACCGGCGGCAGTGGCAATAATGTCTTTGCGATCGCCAGGAGAGATGATGTCCCCGGTTTTCGGTCCACCGGCAGCGCCAACTTGCCAGAAGCGGACTGGATTATGGATTTTAAAAACAATCTCGATCGCATTTACCTAGATGGTGGACTGGCATTTGAAGACCTGCATATTTTTCAAGGAACGGGTGCTTATTCTAGTCATACCATCATTCAAGATAGAATCACTGCTGACTATTTAGCAATCTTAAATGGGATTGATTTCACAACCCTAGATCGCAATGATTTTATCTCCCTTTCTCCCCCCTCTTCTTCGGATCCAGAGATTGTATTTGCACCCACGCCACCGGCAGGAATCTCTAATCCGCAACCCACACCCACACCGGACCCCATTGTTGAACCCACACCCACACCGGACCCCACACCGGACCCCATTGTTGAACCCACACCCACACCGGAACCGACTCCGGACCCCACACCCACACCGGAACCGGAACTTACCCCAGGCGCGGTGGGATTTAGTGCACCAGTCTTTACCGTCAGAGAAGATGGAACAGCGATCGCTGCTGTCACCGTTGTTCGGACGGGTGGCAGTGATGGCGCAATCAGTGCCGATGTGCTCCTCACCGATGGAACAGCAACTGCACCCGCCGATTACATCAATGAACCCATCACTATCACCTTTGGCGCGGGAGATACTACGCCTAAAACCGTCCCGATTACCATTATTGATGATACCGAAGTCGAACCCACAGAAACCATCAATTTATCCTTGGGAAATCTTTCCGGCGGTGCAGTATTGGAAACTCAAAATACTGCAATTTTGGAAATTCTCGACAATGATAATCCCAATAATTTAGAACTTACCCAGGCAACCTATCTCGGAGGTGCTGGAAATGATGAAGCGAGTGCTGTACGGATTTCTCCGATTGATCGCGCCATTACCATTGCCGGTAATTTAAACGGGACGGCGCAACTGATGCGATTTTCTGATCGCGGCGATACCCTCCTGTCGCAAACGGATTTAGGCGGGACTGTGAAGGATTTAGATATCGATCGCGACAGTGGAGAAATTGTCACCGCCGGGGATTTTGGGATTAAATTATTTGACAGTACCGGCACTAATCTGCTCTGGTCCCAACCGGGAATGGTGGATCGAGTCGCAGTCGCCAATAATGGTGCGATCGCCACCTTAAACATCGCCACGGATACTGTTACCCTCTGGAGTGGGACTGGCACTCCCCTCGCCTCCACCACCTTAACGGGTACGGATATTCGTCCCTCGGATATTGCCATTAATCCCCTCAATAATCAGGTTTATGTCACGGGATTTAATCAAGTTTCCACGAACTTACAAACTCCTTTTGTCCGAGGGTTTGATACGAACTTAAATCTGCTGTGGAATACCTGGGATTACAGTAACACTGAAGTCACCTCGCAAAATTTAGGAGCAGATACTCGGGGAGAACGTCTGACCATTGCTGATGATGGCACACTCTATTTCCTCGGCAAAACTGATGGGGGAAATAACGTTTTTACTCGGGATGGAAATACGATAACCACGAACCTTGGCACTCGGTTAATTCAGCAGGATGAATATAATAATTTATCAGGTGCTGGCAGTGGTTCATTTACCTTTTTGGCTAAAATTGACAGCAATACCGGCATCATTGACCGGGGTCAATTTATCGCCACTCGCCTGAGTAACGGCAATGCTAATAGTTTCAATCCCAATTCTATTGCTGTGGATGAATCGGGGAATGTTTACATTGGCGGTGGTGGTGCTGCCTCCATCCAAAACCGGAATTTAAAAACCATTAATGGGGACCCGGTGGGGAATTATACCCTGGGTGAAATGGCAGTGTTGGGAGTTTCCGCAGATTTTACCACCCGCAAATTCTGGACTCCGTTAACGGAATCCGGTGATCTCAATGGGTCCTCGGGAACGGTCAATTCTTTTGCTGTGGCAGGCGATCGTGCGGTGATTTTCGGAACGGTTAATAATCCTGGGGTTGCTACAACATCTAATGCTATTAATCCGAATCCATTAGGGGGAAGTGATGCTTATTTAGCAACTTGGGTGGTTTAA
- the rppA gene encoding two-component system response regulator RppA, with translation MRLLLVEDDPEQLEPIHAILSQAGHIVDGVEDGETAEWLMAEKEYDLLILDWMLPKVSGVKLCQNYRQSGKTSPVLILTAKDTTRDKVMGLDAGADDYLVKPVDLVELLARVRALGRRSPLWQGDSLNVGDIQLHLNTLTVQRGEFTAQLSAREFQLLEYLMRHPLQILTREQIELALWEWGSEPESNAVTTLVRRLRQRLQAIAASDWIETVYGVGYRITPKKLNSSL, from the coding sequence ATGAGACTCCTACTCGTCGAAGATGATCCAGAACAACTAGAACCGATTCATGCCATTTTATCCCAAGCTGGACATATTGTGGATGGGGTTGAAGATGGGGAAACGGCAGAATGGTTAATGGCAGAAAAAGAATATGATTTATTAATTTTAGATTGGATGTTGCCAAAAGTTAGCGGCGTGAAGTTGTGTCAAAATTATCGGCAATCGGGGAAAACTTCACCTGTGTTAATTTTAACGGCAAAAGATACGACTCGGGATAAAGTGATGGGATTAGATGCTGGTGCGGATGATTACTTAGTTAAACCTGTGGATTTAGTGGAACTGTTAGCGCGGGTCAGAGCATTAGGACGGCGATCGCCACTGTGGCAGGGAGACAGTTTAAACGTTGGGGACATCCAATTACATCTGAATACTTTAACCGTCCAACGGGGAGAATTCACCGCGCAACTTTCAGCGCGGGAATTTCAACTGTTAGAATATTTGATGCGCCACCCCTTGCAAATTTTAACCCGAGAGCAAATTGAACTCGCACTCTGGGAATGGGGAAGTGAACCGGAAAGTAATGCTGTCACCACCTTAGTGCGTCGGTTGCGGCAACGGTTACAGGCGATCGCCGCCAGTGATTGGATTGAAACTGTCTACGGGGTGGGATATCGCATCACGCCAAAGAAGCTAAACTCTAGTCTGTAA